From a single Magnetococcales bacterium genomic region:
- a CDS encoding response regulator — MSVSQAPNTKEGTILLVDDQPDQIKVIKSALDQLFAVKVAIRGDVACQIAAAGGVDLILLDVLMPEMDGYEVCRRLKANPDTAGIPVIFLTCKDTQDDETVGLQLGAVDFIRKPSSASVVLVRCRNTIAHQRAKEDLRRKNEELEQALKVREDMERISRHDMKGPLSGILGLPEIMLLDNNYTEAQRNLLKLIERSGYIMLDMINKSLDMYKMENNTYKLQAEHFDLLETLKHIVGGLEKHIQSKRIKIRFEMPGQAGPPESFFVLGEKMLCYSVFYNLFLNAIEAANYHGEIRIRLSFADGFGRIRITNPGEVPVAIRPQFFDKYVTGKLHGSGLGTYSAWLAAKTQGGGIALDASQSGETSVIVTLPEGSQEAAASAVAG; from the coding sequence ATGAGCGTGTCGCAGGCCCCCAATACCAAGGAAGGGACCATCTTGCTGGTGGATGATCAGCCGGACCAGATCAAGGTGATCAAGTCGGCCCTGGATCAACTGTTTGCGGTCAAGGTGGCCATTCGGGGGGATGTGGCTTGTCAGATTGCGGCGGCCGGTGGGGTGGATCTGATTCTGCTGGATGTGTTGATGCCGGAGATGGATGGTTACGAGGTCTGCCGTCGGTTGAAGGCCAATCCGGATACGGCCGGAATTCCGGTGATTTTTTTGACCTGCAAAGATACCCAGGATGACGAGACCGTGGGATTGCAACTGGGGGCGGTGGATTTCATCCGCAAACCCAGCAGCGCGTCGGTGGTGCTGGTCCGGTGCCGCAACACCATCGCCCATCAACGGGCCAAAGAGGATTTGCGCCGCAAGAATGAGGAGTTGGAGCAGGCCTTGAAGGTCCGCGAGGACATGGAGCGCATCTCCCGTCATGACATGAAAGGGCCTTTGTCGGGTATTCTCGGCCTGCCGGAAATCATGCTTCTGGACAACAACTACACCGAAGCGCAACGCAACTTGCTCAAACTGATCGAAAGAAGCGGCTATATCATGTTGGACATGATCAACAAGTCCCTTGATATGTACAAGATGGAGAACAATACCTACAAGTTGCAGGCGGAACATTTCGATCTGCTGGAAACCTTGAAACATATCGTGGGCGGTTTGGAGAAACACATCCAGTCCAAGCGGATCAAGATCCGTTTCGAGATGCCGGGGCAGGCCGGTCCTCCGGAATCGTTTTTTGTGCTGGGCGAGAAGATGCTGTGTTATTCGGTCTTCTATAACCTTTTTTTGAACGCCATCGAAGCGGCCAATTATCACGGGGAGATCCGGATTCGGTTGTCGTTTGCCGACGGTTTTGGTCGGATCCGCATCACCAATCCCGGTGAGGTGCCGGTTGCGATCAGACCCCAGTTCTTCGACAAATACGTCACCGGCAAGCTTCACGGGAGCGGCCTGGGCACCTATTCCGCTTGGCTGGCCGCCAAGACCCAGGGGGGAGGCATAGCACTGGATGCCAGCCAATCC